The following proteins are co-located in the Microbacterium immunditiarum genome:
- a CDS encoding response regulator transcription factor, whose amino-acid sequence MRVLVVDDEVRLADGIRRGLEAEGFAVDVAHDGVEGLWYARENEYSAILLDIMLPRMSGYAVCRTLRDEENWTPVLMLTAKDGEWDEVEGLDTGADDYLTKPFSFAVLLARLRALVRRGATARPATLSAGDLVLDPARKTVTRGGEPIDLTTREFAVLEFLLRRAGEVVSKAQILAGVWDFAFEGDPNIVEVYIGHLRAKVDRPFGRTSIRTVRGAGYVIGEDGD is encoded by the coding sequence ATGCGCGTGCTGGTCGTCGACGATGAGGTGCGCCTCGCCGACGGGATCAGGCGCGGCCTCGAGGCGGAAGGCTTCGCGGTCGACGTCGCCCACGACGGCGTCGAGGGGCTCTGGTACGCGCGCGAGAACGAGTACTCGGCGATCCTGCTCGACATCATGCTTCCCCGCATGAGCGGCTACGCGGTGTGCCGCACGCTGCGCGACGAGGAGAACTGGACCCCCGTGCTCATGCTCACCGCGAAGGACGGCGAGTGGGATGAGGTGGAGGGGCTCGACACCGGCGCCGACGACTACCTCACGAAGCCCTTCTCGTTCGCGGTGCTGCTCGCGCGCCTGCGCGCGCTCGTGCGGCGCGGGGCGACCGCGCGCCCGGCGACGCTCTCCGCGGGCGATCTCGTGCTCGACCCCGCGAGGAAGACCGTCACGCGAGGGGGCGAGCCGATCGATCTCACGACGCGCGAGTTCGCGGTGCTCGAGTTCCTGCTGCGCCGCGCGGGCGAGGTCGTCTCGAAGGCGCAGATCCTGGCGGGCGTGTGGGACTTCGCGTTCGAGGGCGACCCGAACATCGTGGAGGTGTACATCGGGCATCTGCGCGCGAAGGTCGATCGGCCGTTCGGACGCACCTCGATCCGCACGGTGCGGGGCGCGGGCTACGTGATCGGCGAGGACGGTGACTGA